Part of the Alteribacter lacisalsi genome, GTGAAAAGCCTGTACAAATCGGACGTGTGGAAACAGGCGGACCGTCCGTTTTTCTTAAAGGAGTGGAGGAACTGTGACGATGCGGATCGCTGTTTTTGCGTCCGGAACCGGTTCGAATTTTGACGCGATCGTGGAAGCGTCCCGGCAAGGGAGCCTCGATGCCCGGGTCTGTCTGATGGTGACCGACAAGCCAAACGCAGCCGTCGTTGGAAAAGCGCGTTCATACGGCATCGACGTGTTCGCTTTTTCCCCTTATGATTACTCGTCCAAGCGGGATTACGAGCTTGAAATCGTCCGGGAACTCAAGGAGCGGGGCTGCGGGTTTATCGCGCTTGCCGGTTATATGCGGCTGCTTGGAAAAACACTGCTCGGCGCTTTTGAAGGGCGGATCGTCAACATCCATCCTTCACTTTTGCCTGCCTTTCCGGGGCTTGACGCGATCGGCCAGGCGATGGAAGCTGGCGCAGGTGAAACCGGCGTGACGGTGCACTTTGTGGATGCGGGAATGGATACCGGTCCGGTTATTGCTCAGGTTCCTGTTACAATAGACAAAGAGGATACCCGGGCGGATGTGCAGCGAAAAATACAGCAGGTGGAACATGCTCTCTATCCTCAGACAATCCACA contains:
- the purN gene encoding phosphoribosylglycinamide formyltransferase; protein product: MRIAVFASGTGSNFDAIVEASRQGSLDARVCLMVTDKPNAAVVGKARSYGIDVFAFSPYDYSSKRDYELEIVRELKERGCGFIALAGYMRLLGKTLLGAFEGRIVNIHPSLLPAFPGLDAIGQAMEAGAGETGVTVHFVDAGMDTGPVIAQVPVTIDKEDTRADVQRKIQQVEHALYPQTIHKTITKLMKEVPDYDETGTTERIGQNRY